A section of the Candidatus Omnitrophota bacterium genome encodes:
- a CDS encoding transglutaminase-like domain-containing protein, which translates to MLSRTIRVAAMFAALLTCQAMAMEAGSIPCGGLVISQETYASDGVLVARPSALDETILNFIRDNCIYSLRDYTTWLKNNTLYIKDSGLDQLTPPAEMLKLKRGDCEDYAFLNAAVLKVLGYEPRTLSVGPHRPNHAICAFRKDGRYYWLDNAILKETPAKDLRDFAKFLRTGYNYSYVGGIKMDLASRKVLFSGIIA; encoded by the coding sequence ATGTTGTCTAGGACCATACGCGTGGCGGCAATGTTCGCCGCGCTTTTAACCTGTCAGGCCATGGCAATGGAAGCCGGAAGCATACCTTGCGGCGGCCTAGTCATATCACAGGAGACATACGCCTCAGATGGCGTCCTCGTAGCGCGGCCTTCTGCCCTGGACGAGACCATCCTGAATTTTATACGGGATAACTGCATCTATTCCCTGCGGGACTATACCACCTGGCTCAAGAACAATACCCTGTACATAAAAGACAGCGGCCTCGACCAGCTTACGCCTCCGGCGGAAATGCTAAAGCTGAAACGTGGCGACTGCGAGGATTACGCGTTTCTCAACGCGGCGGTCCTTAAAGTACTGGGATACGAACCGCGTACGCTCTCCGTAGGCCCCCACAGACCCAACCACGCCATCTGCGCCTTCCGAAAGGACGGGCGATATTACTGGCTGGATAACGCCATTCTGAAGGAAACCCCCGCAAAAGATCTCCGGGATTTTGCCAAATTTCTCCGCACAGGATATAATTATTCTTATGTAGGAGGGATCAAAATGGACCTGGCATCACGTAAGGTCCTGTTTTCCGGGATCATCGCCTGA
- a CDS encoding tetratricopeptide repeat protein: MMKQKNQGLVTAFSVLVLAVLSSAFPTDSLAISQAEIDIALSEPILKNKIKDTSTPYVFRTVDRGMYTSEMVSFKHAVENEPGIAESHYNKGVVYALKGNYDDALDVFKTSTMLDPTFADAYYNMGVIYGMRDMYDESITNFQKVVQLDPKSGEAHANLGILYGIKGQYRKAISEYKKAEEALPDNADVHYNLGIVYGEVGDLDSEKAQYEKAVSLDPEFVEAYNNLAIVCGKLGLESEEQKYYEKVIKLDPSYSDAYYNLGIYYGQRQMYERAAENFARALELHGGFYDGYYNIGIVLAAVGRYTEAIKNYEKALQIQPDSAEVYMSMGVACALDGRYEKGIESLEKAVALSPESIGARLTLALMYTVSKTYYKAAEQYVRILTIDPDYAPAYYNLGTVYGMIGDVEEEIACYEKTIELDPDHARAYADLGVAYGEMGFLGKEVYCYKKALELAPDTAKVNYNLGGAYRSRGMLTEAVAEFEKAIEKTPYDAKVHYELGVTYEFLGERDKAMGAYKTAIGFDPAMAKAHYNLGRIYGLRGRIDDEEKEYYRVLEIDPNMKEAYFNLGVVYREKGLIDKETEAYKKALEIDPGFLDARINLSTSYYTKREYSKGLEEARKATEIDPTDGTGFYMMALNAYMLGQRDDAVGYFDKALWLKAKMDPRFVEEITKYKTAG, from the coding sequence ATGATGAAGCAGAAAAACCAGGGTTTAGTTACTGCCTTTTCAGTTCTTGTCCTTGCTGTTCTTTCCTCGGCCTTTCCCACAGATAGTCTGGCCATATCCCAGGCGGAGATAGATATAGCGTTATCCGAGCCTATTCTGAAAAACAAGATCAAAGATACAAGTACTCCCTATGTTTTCCGTACGGTGGACAGGGGGATGTATACCAGTGAGATGGTGTCGTTCAAGCACGCGGTCGAGAACGAGCCCGGTATAGCGGAATCCCATTACAACAAAGGTGTGGTCTACGCGCTTAAGGGGAACTATGACGACGCGCTTGACGTGTTCAAAACATCAACGATGCTGGACCCGACCTTCGCGGACGCCTATTACAACATGGGCGTTATATACGGGATGAGGGATATGTACGACGAAAGTATAACAAATTTCCAAAAGGTCGTGCAGCTTGACCCCAAAAGCGGGGAAGCGCACGCGAACCTGGGGATACTTTACGGGATAAAAGGACAGTATAGAAAAGCCATAAGTGAGTATAAGAAGGCTGAGGAAGCGCTTCCGGATAACGCGGATGTGCATTATAACCTGGGTATCGTATACGGTGAGGTCGGAGACCTGGACAGTGAGAAGGCCCAATATGAGAAAGCCGTATCACTGGACCCGGAATTCGTCGAGGCGTATAACAACCTGGCTATTGTATGCGGTAAGCTTGGATTGGAGAGCGAGGAGCAGAAGTATTACGAGAAAGTGATAAAACTGGACCCGTCATACTCTGACGCGTATTATAACCTAGGTATTTATTACGGACAAAGACAGATGTACGAAAGGGCCGCGGAAAACTTTGCCCGGGCGCTCGAACTGCATGGAGGGTTTTACGACGGTTATTATAATATAGGCATAGTGCTCGCGGCCGTAGGCCGGTATACTGAGGCCATAAAGAACTATGAAAAAGCACTACAGATACAGCCAGACAGCGCGGAAGTGTATATGAGCATGGGTGTGGCGTGCGCGTTGGACGGCCGTTACGAGAAAGGCATAGAAAGCCTTGAAAAAGCGGTGGCACTTTCTCCCGAGTCGATCGGCGCCAGGCTTACCTTGGCCTTGATGTATACCGTATCCAAGACATATTATAAGGCTGCGGAACAATATGTGCGTATCCTTACCATTGATCCCGACTACGCGCCGGCATATTATAACCTGGGCACGGTCTATGGCATGATAGGGGACGTTGAGGAAGAGATAGCGTGTTATGAGAAGACGATAGAGCTTGATCCGGACCACGCGCGCGCGTACGCGGACCTGGGTGTGGCTTATGGGGAGATGGGGTTCCTGGGTAAAGAGGTATATTGCTATAAGAAGGCCCTGGAACTTGCTCCGGATACGGCTAAGGTAAATTATAACCTCGGAGGGGCTTACAGGTCGCGTGGTATGCTTACGGAAGCCGTGGCCGAGTTCGAGAAAGCCATAGAAAAGACGCCTTACGACGCTAAAGTACATTACGAGCTGGGTGTCACTTATGAGTTCCTCGGTGAAAGGGACAAGGCCATGGGCGCCTACAAGACGGCCATAGGCTTTGATCCGGCGATGGCGAAGGCCCATTATAATCTGGGGCGCATATACGGTCTCAGGGGCCGTATTGATGATGAGGAAAAAGAGTATTATCGGGTGTTGGAGATAGATCCTAACATGAAAGAGGCGTATTTTAACCTGGGCGTGGTGTATCGCGAAAAAGGCCTTATAGACAAAGAGACGGAAGCTTATAAAAAGGCCCTGGAGATAGATCCGGGTTTTCTTGACGCCAGAATAAATCTCTCGACGTCATATTATACTAAACGCGAGTATTCGAAAGGGCTTGAAGAAGCGCGCAAGGCCACGGAGATAGATCCGACGGATGGAACGGGGTTCTATATGATGGCGCTCAACGCATATATGCTTGGGCAGCGTGACGACGCGGTCGGTTATTTCGACAAGGCTTTGTGGCTTAAGGCCAAGATGGACCCGAGATTCGTGGAAGAGATAACGAAATATAAAACAGCGGGATAA
- the fabD gene encoding ACP S-malonyltransferase, with product MDKKIGLLFPGQGSQSVGMGRELYENETAARWVYDRATEVLGVDVKKLCFDGPEDELGTTANSQPAIFITSIATLNVLVEKIKGSPVGEEGREIFSREDISGIGVLAMGLSLGEPTALVAAGAISFEDGLKFVHKRGALMEEASNKNPGKMASVMGLELAKVEEICMGIGCQVANLNCPGQVVISGHADRIELAADLAKNQGAKRVIMLKVSGAFHSSLMSDAGEKLKAFLDGVEFLPPAIDFISNIDAEITTDPDKIKSNLVAQLTGRTLWEASMRKAADMGVTEYLEIGPGSVLKGLAKKIDNSLNVFPIHVTEDVNAFLQSVS from the coding sequence ATGGACAAGAAGATCGGTTTGCTTTTTCCCGGCCAGGGTTCGCAGTCGGTGGGTATGGGCAGGGAACTTTACGAGAACGAGACAGCTGCGCGCTGGGTATATGACAGGGCTACGGAAGTGCTGGGCGTGGATGTTAAGAAGCTTTGTTTCGACGGGCCGGAAGATGAGCTGGGAACAACGGCTAACAGCCAGCCCGCGATATTCATTACAAGTATAGCCACGCTTAACGTGCTTGTCGAAAAGATCAAAGGATCCCCGGTGGGAGAGGAAGGTCGGGAGATATTTTCCCGCGAGGATATTTCCGGTATAGGCGTCTTGGCGATGGGATTAAGCCTTGGGGAGCCCACCGCGCTTGTCGCCGCGGGTGCCATCTCTTTCGAGGATGGCCTCAAGTTCGTGCATAAGAGGGGCGCCTTGATGGAGGAAGCTTCCAATAAGAACCCGGGTAAGATGGCTTCGGTCATGGGTCTGGAGCTCGCGAAGGTGGAAGAGATATGTATGGGTATTGGCTGCCAGGTGGCCAATCTCAATTGCCCCGGCCAGGTGGTCATATCGGGACACGCGGACAGGATAGAGCTCGCGGCGGACCTTGCAAAGAACCAGGGAGCCAAAAGGGTGATCATGCTCAAGGTGAGCGGGGCCTTCCATTCGTCGCTTATGTCCGACGCGGGAGAAAAACTTAAGGCATTCCTTGATGGCGTCGAGTTTTTGCCTCCCGCGATAGACTTTATAAGCAATATAGACGCGGAGATCACTACGGACCCCGATAAGATCAAGTCGAACCTTGTGGCACAGCTTACCGGTCGTACGCTTTGGGAGGCTTCAATGCGCAAGGCTGCTGATATGGGGGTCACGGAGTATCTTGAGATCGGCCCGGGTAGCGTGTTAAAGGGTCTGGCTAAAAAGATAGATAATTCGCTTAATGTGTTCCCTATACATGTTACGGAGGATGTTAACGCTTTTCTGCAGTCTGTATCGTGA
- a CDS encoding ketoacyl-ACP synthase III, which produces MKKVGILGVGKYLPEQVLTNADLERMVDTSDEWITTRTGIKERRIAANNEATSDMAVKAAKSALKNAGLTPEDIDLIIVATITPDMFFPSTACLVQYKLGAQNIPAFDIAVACSGYVYGLTIADQFIKSGMYKKALVIAAEKLSTVTDWEDRSTCILFGDGAGAAILGEVEEGGILGASLGADGSKGDLLQLPAGGSKMPASIKTVENKLHTIKMEGNVLFKHAVKIMADAALAVTEPLGLDGDDIDIIIPHQANIRILNALAKRMGVDPDKKVYLNIYKYGNMSAASSAVALTEAVEEGRIKKGDTILMDAFGGGLTWGALVIKW; this is translated from the coding sequence GTGAAAAAAGTCGGGATATTAGGTGTGGGTAAATATCTACCCGAGCAGGTGCTTACCAATGCCGACCTTGAGAGGATGGTCGACACCAGTGACGAATGGATCACGACGCGTACGGGGATAAAAGAGAGGCGCATCGCGGCCAACAATGAAGCCACCAGCGACATGGCGGTAAAGGCGGCTAAATCAGCGCTTAAGAACGCGGGACTAACTCCCGAAGATATAGACCTCATAATAGTGGCCACGATAACCCCCGATATGTTCTTTCCTTCTACGGCGTGCCTGGTGCAGTATAAGCTTGGCGCGCAGAACATTCCGGCCTTTGATATCGCCGTCGCCTGTTCGGGGTATGTTTACGGGCTTACCATAGCGGACCAGTTCATAAAATCCGGCATGTATAAAAAGGCGCTAGTGATCGCGGCTGAAAAACTTTCCACGGTCACGGACTGGGAAGATCGTTCCACCTGTATTCTTTTCGGTGACGGGGCCGGCGCGGCCATACTGGGTGAGGTCGAGGAGGGTGGTATCCTTGGCGCGTCTCTTGGTGCTGACGGCAGCAAAGGAGACCTTCTCCAGCTTCCCGCGGGGGGGTCGAAAATGCCCGCGTCCATAAAGACAGTTGAGAATAAACTCCATACCATAAAGATGGAAGGCAATGTGCTTTTCAAGCATGCCGTAAAGATCATGGCGGATGCCGCGCTCGCGGTCACGGAGCCCTTAGGTCTTGACGGTGATGATATAGATATCATAATACCGCACCAGGCCAACATACGTATATTGAACGCGCTCGCGAAACGCATGGGAGTGGACCCTGACAAGAAAGTCTACCTTAATATATATAAATACGGTAACATGTCCGCCGCATCCAGCGCGGTGGCGCTTACAGAGGCGGTCGAGGAAGGCCGGATAAAGAAAGGCGATACCATACTCATGGATGCCTTTGGCGGAGGCCTTACCTGGGGCGCGCTAGTCATTAAGTGGTAA